In the Oryza glaberrima chromosome 6, OglaRS2, whole genome shotgun sequence genome, one interval contains:
- the LOC127777308 gene encoding beta-1,2-xylosyltransferease XAX1-like encodes MSSTAYTRPSKPPGPAGERRPPRLAKELGRIEPKKLGIGLVAGCCLALLTYISFARLFAIYSPVFESTSLVMKNAPPASTQQNPVLAQQQSKAEDEKDVGEDETDRKVPSFAETTEKNEEEETVTKPSGDEAEATISCDENGVDEGFPYARPPVCELTGDIRISPKEKTMFFVNPSSAGAFDGNGEKKIRPYARKDDFLLPGVVEVIIKSVSSPAIAPACTRTHNVPAVVFSVAGYTDNFFHDNTDVMIPLFLTTSHLAGEVQFLVTNFKPWWVHKFTPLLKKLSNYGVINFDKDDEVHCFRRGHLGLYRDRDLIISPHPTRNPRNYSMVDYNRFLRRAFGLPRDSPAVLGDKTGAKPKMLMIERKGTRKLLNLRDVAALCEDLGFAVTVAEAGADVRGFAEKVNAADVLLAVHGAGLTNQIFLPTGAVLVQIVPWGKMDWMATNFYGQPARDMRLRYVEYYVSEEETTLKDKYPRDHYVFKDPMAIHAQGWPALAEIVMKQDVMVNVTRFKPFLLKALDELQE; translated from the exons ATGTCGTCGACGGCGTACACGCGGCCGTCCAAGCCACCAGGGCCGGCCGGAGAGCGGAGGCCTCCGCGGCTAGCCAAGGAGCTTGGCAGGATCGAGCCCAAGAAGCTCGGGATTGGGCTGGTCGCCGGCTGCTGCCTCGCTCTCCTCACCTACATCTCCTTTGCCCGCCTTTTCGCCATCTACTCGCCGGTCTTCG AGAGCACGTCCTTGGTGATGAAGAACGCACCACCTGCGTCGACTCAGCAGAACCCTGTGCTGGCTCAACAACAGAGCAAAGCAGAGGACGAGAAAGATGTTGGTGAAGATGAGACGGACCGGAAAGTGCCAAGCTTTGCGGAGACGACAGAAAAGAATGAAGAGGAGGAAACAGTAACGAAACCAT CCGGGGACGAAGCTGAGGCCACAATCTCCTGCGATGAGAACGGCGTTGATGAGGGCTTCCCATATGCGCGGCCACCGGTctgcgagctcaccggcgataTCCGGATCAGCCCAAAGGAGAAAACCATGTTCTTCGTAAATCCGTCCAGCGCCGGCGCGTTCGACGGCAACGGGGAGAAGAAGATCCGACCGTACGCTCGCAAGGACGACTTCCTCCTCCCGGGCGTCGTGGAGGTCATCATCAAGTCggtctcgtcgccggccatcgcgCCGGCCTGCACGCGGACCCACAACGTCCCGGCGGTGGTCTTCTCCGTGGCCGGATACACCGACAACTTCTTCCACGACAACACGGACGTGATGATCCCTCTGTTCCTAACGACGTcgcacctcgccggcgaggtgcaGTTCCTCGTCACCAACTTCAAGCCGTGGTGGGTGCACAAGTTCACGCCGCTCCTGAAGAAGCTCTCCAACTACGGGGTGATCAACTTCGACAAGGACGACGAGGTGCACTGCTTCCGGCGCGGCCACCTCGGGCTGTACCGCGACCGCGACCTCATCATCTCCCCGCACCCGACGCGAAACCCGCGCAACTACTCCATGGTCGACTACAACAGGTTCCTCCGCCGCGCGTTTGGCCTGCCGCGGGACAGCCCGGCGGTGCTGGGCGACAAGACCGGCGCTAAGCCCAAGATGCTGATGATCGAGAGGAAGGGCACCCGCAAGCTGCTCAACCTGCGCGACGTGGCCGCGCTCTGCGAGGACCTCGGGTTTGCGGTGACCgtggcggaggccggcgcggaCGTGCGCGGGTTCGCCGAGAAGGTGAACGCCGCGGACGTGCTGCTGGCGGTGCACGGCGCCGGGCTGACAAACCAGATCTTCCTCCCAACGGGCGCCGTGCTCGTACAGATCGTGCCGTGGGGCAAGATGGACTGGATGGCCACAAACTTCTACGGGCAGCCGGCGCGCGACATGCGGCTCCGGTACGTCGAGTATTACGTctcggaggaggagacgacgctCAAGGACAAGTACCCAAGGGACCACTACGTGTTCAAGGACCCCATGGCCATCCACGCGCAGGGCTGGCCGGCGCTCGCCGAGATCGTCATGAAGCAGGACGTCATGGTGAATGTGACAAGATTCAAGCCGTTCCTGCTCAAGGCGCTCGACGAATTGCAGGAATAG